In the genome of Streptomyces sp. P3, the window CCGGTCCGGCCGTGCCCACGGGGAAGAACAGCTCTGGGTCCTCGCCCACGCAGGCGGCGACGCGCAACCACTCCATGGAGGCGCGGGTGCCCCGGGCGTACCCCTGCAAACAGGCGTTTTCCCCGATCCGGCGCGGAGGGAGCTGAGGGAACACCTCAGGAGGCGAGGGCCCGGTCGAGGAAGCGGGTCAGGTCCGCGAACACCTCATCCCTGTTCGTCTCGTGGAAGACCTCGTGCCGGGCTCCCGGGTAGATCCGCTCGGTGTGCGCGCCGCCGCCGAGCCGCTCGACGCCGGTCCTGCTGCCGGGCAGCGGCACCAGCCGGTCGTCGTCGCCGTGCAGCCACAGCAGCGGCAGCGCCCCGACGTCGCCGTGGTCGGCGACGGTCGCCAGGGTCCGTTCGAAGGCCCGCAGCGTGGGCCGCTTCATCGGTCCGTGCCAGACCAGCGGATCCGCCGCGTACGCCGCGCCGACCCCCGGGTCGCGGGAGAGCGCGGCCGGGCTGACCGCGACGTCGGGGATCTCGTCGTACGCCAGCAGTCGCGCCGGCAGCCGCCAGTCGCCGATCACCGGGCCGGAGAGCACCAGCGCGGCGAGGCCGGCGCCGTGGCGCTGCGCGTACCGGGCCGCGATCAGACCGCCCATCGAGTGCCCGATCACGACCAGCGGCAGGCCGGGGTGCGCGGCCCGGGCGAACTCGGCGACGGCGTGCAGGTCGGTGACGACGTCCTCGAAGTCCTCGATCACCACGCGCTCGCCCGACGACCTGCCGTGCCCGCGGTGGTCGGGGGCGTAGACGGCCGCGCCGTGACCGGCCAGGACGCCGGCCAGTTCCTCGTAGCGCCCGGAGTGCTCGCCGTAACCGTGCACCACCAGGGCGAGGCTGCGGGGGACCGGAGGGGCCCACACGCGCGCGGCGATCGTGCCGTGGGTCTGGGTGAGGACGTGGGTACCGGTGACGACGGGTGCGGTCATCGCTGCTCCAGCTGCGTCGGCGAAGGCGTCCGGGGATCTTCCCAGGGTGCCGTGCCGGGGTCTATAGTCGAAAACTAGCAGTGCTAACCAAGGAGTCCGTCGTGCGCCCCGTCCACTTCGCGGCCGCCCGCCGCACCCCCGTCGGCAGACTGCGCGGAGCCCTGTCCTGCGTCCGGCCCGACGACCTCGCCGCCGCCGTCGTCCGCGGCCTCGTCGCCGAGGTGCCCGCGCTCGACCCGGCGCGCGTCGACGACGTCTACTGGGGCGCGGCCAACCAGGCGGGCGAGGACAACCGCAACGTCGCCCGGATGGCCGCCCTGCTCGCCGGTCTGCCCGAGACCGTGCCGGGCGCCACCGTGAACCGGTTGTGCGCCTCCGGACTGGAGGCCGTGACGACCGCGGCCCGCGCCATCGCCGCGGGCGAGGCCGACATCGTGATCGCGGGCGGCTCCGAGTCCATGAGCCGTGCCCCCTTCGTACTGGCCCGCCCCGAGGAGGCCCTTCCGCATCGCGTCGAGACGGTGGACACCCGGCTCGGCTGGCGCCTGGTCAACCCCGCGATGAAGGACCTGCACGGCTTGCTGGCCATGGGGGAGACGGCCGAGGAGGTCGCCGTCCGGTACGGGATCACGCGCGAACGCCAGGACGAGTTCGCCCTGCGCAGCCACCGGCTGGCGGCGCGGGCCCGCGAGAACGGCCACTTCGACGACGAGATGCTGCCGGTGCGGCGTCCCGACGGCGTGCTCGTCGAGGCCGACGAGGGCATCCGCGAGGACACCTCGTACGAGAAGCTGGCCCGGCTGAAGCCGGTCTTCCGGGAGGGCGGCACGGTCACCGCCGGCAACTCCTCGCCCATGAACGACGGTGCGGCGGGACTGCTCCTGGTCAGCGAGGAGGCGCTCAACGAGCTGGGCCTGGAGTCACTCGGCCGCTATGTCGCCGGCGCCTCCGCCGGCGTCCACCCCGACGTGATGGGGCTCGGTCCGGTGCCCGCCACCCGCAAGGCGCTGGCCCGGGCGGAGTGGACCGTCGAGGACGTCCAGGAGGCCGAGTTCAACGAGGCGTTCGCCGCCCAGGCGCTCGCCTGCGTCGACCAGCTGGGCGTCGACCCCGACCTGGTCAACCCCAGCGGCGGGGCGATCGCCCTAGGTCACCCGCTGGGCGGCTCGGGGGCCCGCATCCTCACCACGCTCCTGCACCGGATGCGCCGTACCGGGGCCGAGCGCGGGCTGGCCACGATGTGCGTGGGCGTCGGGCAGGGCACCGCGGTGCTGGTCGAACGGCACTGACGGGGCGCACCGGCCGCGCGCGCCGCCTCCCGGCGCCGGCGGCACCGGTCACCTGGCGAGACGGGCCCCCGGGTGTTCGATAGATGTGCGTAGCATCGGTCCCCGCATGAACACGATGACCCTGTGGCACATCACCGGCTGGGAGTTCGCCGCCCTGGCCTTCGCGGCCCTGCTCGTCGGCTTCTCCAAGACGGCCGTCAGCGGGGCCAACACGGTCAGCCTCGCCGTCTTCGCGGCGGTCCTGCCCGCCCGCGCCTCCACGGGCGTCCTGCTGCCGATCCTCATCGCCGGGGACGTCCTGGCCGTCCTCACCTACCGGCGGCACGCCCACTGGCCCACCCTGTGGCGGCTGTTCCCGGCGGTCGCGGCCGGTGTGGTCCTCGGCACGCTGTTCCTGGTGCGGGCCGACGACGGGATCGTCCGGACCTCGATCGGCGCGATCCTGCTGCTGATGGCGGGAGTCACGGTGTGGCGGCGGCGCGCGCCCGACGCGGCGGACGACCCCGACGCCGTGGTCACCCGGGCCGGACGCCTCAAGGCCCGCTCCTACGGCGTGCTCGGCGGCTTCACCACGATGGTCGCC includes:
- a CDS encoding sulfite exporter TauE/SafE family protein, which translates into the protein MNTMTLWHITGWEFAALAFAALLVGFSKTAVSGANTVSLAVFAAVLPARASTGVLLPILIAGDVLAVLTYRRHAHWPTLWRLFPAVAAGVVLGTLFLVRADDGIVRTSIGAILLLMAGVTVWRRRAPDAADDPDAVVTRAGRLKARSYGVLGGFTTMVANAGGPVMSMYLLSAGFRKLGFLGTSAFFFLIVNVSKVPFSVGLGLIDGRSLLLDAALVAFVVPGALFGKWAVHRINQRLFEQLVIAATVVGGLQLLLR
- a CDS encoding alpha/beta hydrolase — protein: MTAPVVTGTHVLTQTHGTIAARVWAPPVPRSLALVVHGYGEHSGRYEELAGVLAGHGAAVYAPDHRGHGRSSGERVVIEDFEDVVTDLHAVAEFARAAHPGLPLVVIGHSMGGLIAARYAQRHGAGLAALVLSGPVIGDWRLPARLLAYDEIPDVAVSPAALSRDPGVGAAYAADPLVWHGPMKRPTLRAFERTLATVADHGDVGALPLLWLHGDDDRLVPLPGSRTGVERLGGGAHTERIYPGARHEVFHETNRDEVFADLTRFLDRALAS
- a CDS encoding thiolase family protein — translated: MRPVHFAAARRTPVGRLRGALSCVRPDDLAAAVVRGLVAEVPALDPARVDDVYWGAANQAGEDNRNVARMAALLAGLPETVPGATVNRLCASGLEAVTTAARAIAAGEADIVIAGGSESMSRAPFVLARPEEALPHRVETVDTRLGWRLVNPAMKDLHGLLAMGETAEEVAVRYGITRERQDEFALRSHRLAARARENGHFDDEMLPVRRPDGVLVEADEGIREDTSYEKLARLKPVFREGGTVTAGNSSPMNDGAAGLLLVSEEALNELGLESLGRYVAGASAGVHPDVMGLGPVPATRKALARAEWTVEDVQEAEFNEAFAAQALACVDQLGVDPDLVNPSGGAIALGHPLGGSGARILTTLLHRMRRTGAERGLATMCVGVGQGTAVLVERH